In the genome of Hevea brasiliensis isolate MT/VB/25A 57/8 chromosome 14, ASM3005281v1, whole genome shotgun sequence, the window GGTTTAGTGAAAATTCAGTTGATTTCCATAATGGACTATTGATTAGGTAATTAACAATTCTCTGACATTAATCTCCTCTTAAGACGCTTGTAATAAGTGACCTCAATTAAGTGCCATGTAGGCTATGGATGGGAATTATTCCTAATTCAATCCGTCCAATCTAGTCCAGCACTCAATCAATTTTTTTCTGACTCACCCGTTTTTTATATTGTGCAATGGACTCGGAAATCTCCATAACCTAtcctaataatatatataatatattatttaaaaaaattatttttatgcatttatgtatataaatattataattttaaatatatatgtattattaagatcatgaataaaatttatattttaatttataattcatttattaataaataactttatattatataatactaaattaaataaaaaaaaaatctctacaAGTAAATCCATCCCGCCCAACCCAATCTTGATTTCTTATGGAGTGGGAATGGAGAGTGCAATTCCATCCTAACCTGCCCATTGGCATTCCTAATGTAGGTTCAATCACACCAGATTATACCAGCTTCAAATTTTCTCGCTGTTTTTTGATGATAGGTGCAAATAAACAACGTCAAGCCAGAGGCAGTCACGAAGCACTTGCCAAGCAAGGTAATGATTTAGCTTAGTAAAAGTTGAAAGAGTCGTAGGTTACTATCACACATTCCCAACCAGCAATGGACCTCTGAAAAATGGTGATCAATGTCTATGTTAACGTTCTTGAGGGGCACTTGTTCTTGATTCTTACGGCTGCTCTAGACGGCACACTCCCTATCACATGTTAGTACTGAAAGAACAGAAGTAGTTAACCCTAAAGACTACACAGGCGAACGAAGCAACACCTCCTTCATGTCAAAGAAATGTATCGTCCTAGCCATGTAAAGCATGAAACAATGATAGCTGTTCTGAATATTGAAGTCTTAAGTTAAAGATAACGAGCAGTCTTATTTTAACATGGCTTCTGGTTTCATATGAATGTACAGTGCAACTATATATTTCTTGAAACAAGTGGCTAAACTCTAAATTCAGTGATCAAGGAAtgataaataaagaaaaagattGATCACTCAAATAGTACTGTGCTTCCATTTCAACTGATAAGAATCGGAAGAAGCAAGGAAGATCACGATAGTTCTCATAAATGATCTCCACTATGAATACTCTGAGCGAATTTCCCACATTCCAGTCCCATATCCAAAGACCATGATTGCAACCTCCCACATCGCCTGGGGAATGCTTAATAGATTCACCTTGGATCCAGGCATTTCAGACCAGTCTACAGAAATTTCAAGCACGGGGATATTGAAATGTTTGCATAGAAAAACAACCTCTAGATCAAAGCACCATCTGCACAAAAGTTCAATTTCTTCAAACATCAGTCCACATAATAAATTCAACGCAAATTAACCGGTAGATACAGCATGGAACATCAAAGATGGAAGAAGCTATTGCCAGACTTAACCAGAAACCTAAGTCCCTTTTACTTTCAGCTAAGAGACTAATGTAAGTTGGCCAGCAGTTGCTTTTTAAATCTGTCTAAGGGCATACTTAGAATTCAATCACATTAAAAAAATTGATCTGAGTCTCTTTCTGCATGTGTTCAATCAATCGATAAATTCCCACCAAGACACAAACTAATTGTTGATGCACAGATTTAATGTGAAGAACTTTTCCAAAGATTTgggtcaaagaaaaattattaaagttAGAAAAGATCGTTGTTTTGTTTATAATTATACTATAGAAGGCAAGGACAGTTCAATGCCcaatcataaaagaaaaaaatatatatatatatgaagagcAAAGCAAATCCAAAGTGAGGTTATAAATATTTTGAAGGAACCAAGCACTCAAGAATTTGATCTTGAACAACTGTTGAACACCGAGTGCAAAAAGCGCAACCCCAATATTATGATTAATGGAGCGATTCCTTCTCCTGTATGCGTCTGTTTTTGTATGTTTTTATTATCACATTGTATGTAGTGTTTACATTTTCTTGAATTGTACTCCCTCCTCAACATGACAGATACATTTTGCATTCTGAGCAATAAAAATACTGGCATGGCACAGAGGGCACTAAATCAGGGGTGAAGGTGGAATCACCAAGCAATATATTTTTTACCTTTCTGGTTAACCTCCTTtgaatcaaattttaaaaattgaggaTATAAAAGATATAAGAGAAACATGTTGAAAGAAGCAATGATTACCCTTTCAGCCGGATGTTTGCGAAAAGTTTCCTTGCTGCAGCCCTGGTGAACATCTTAAAGCCACACTGTAATTCACGAAAAGAACACATTCATGTATTTTCAGTGTATTTATCTGAACAAAAGTTGCAATGGAGTTGGGTATCTGTGATATTGTCAAAATAAAGACCATGTGCATCATATAAATATTCCAGAAAATTACCTGTGTATCACGAATTTCAGGACCAGCAACTAAGAAAACAACAGGATCAAAGCTCTTCTTTAGAAAATAGCGATACCATTTTCTCTGAAATGCAAAGCATATTGAATCAACCATGAGAAATATAAAATAAAGTCGACAAGCTAAACGAGGACAAAAACAGAAACTAGTGAAGCATAAGCAAAGCATAAGCAAGACTGAACTGTTTCCAAAGGTTTCTCCTCAAGATGAGCACGAGAACCAAATGCAGCAACTGGGAAATCAGATATTCTAAAATTTGAATCTGTCGCTGTAGCATTTCCCAAATTAATCTCCTTTTTGGCAAAAGCATGAATCTGACAAGCAAAACATCAAGTAGCTCAAAGCAACTATGTTTAACTTTTCCATAGACATTAAAATGATAATTTCACAATAACTGACCATTTCACATTTCATGAAGATTACAAATAGTCTATAGAGCTACAGCTAACACAAACCTGATATTCAAGTTTCTCGAGGTCATTAACCTTTGTTGCCCCATCAGCATCCACCATTAGAAGTAGTTCACCACGAGAATGAAGCATGCCCTGTTTTACAATGCTTTCACAAAGGTAAGAGCTTCAATGGTTGTCATCATGCATGCGAGATGAAACAAGGGCTCTTCAATGAagatatatatacataattaggGAACAGTTTGGATTAGACTCACTTTTCGAATAGCTTCTCCCTTGCCATGATTTCTCCCAAGAAGGATAACTCTTACATTGTCCACTGTGTATTTTTTCACGAAGCCAAAAGCTACGCTTTTTGTGGCATCCTGACTTCCATCATCAACAATCACCACCTGTTTGAGAACTCATCCATTCACATATGTAGAGCTGAAGATAATGATAGACGCAAAGCACACCCTCAAATGTTCATAAAAGTAATCAATGCAACAGACGAACAGCAATCAGTTGATATTAACTGCAGATAATGAACCTCACATGTAGGAATATTACCTATTTATAACCTGTATGATAACATGCATCCATAGACACATGTGTATGCTTGAATTACCAAAAACAAATTAAATGGCTTTCAACTTAACAAATACTTAATAGggtttgagatgatgaaagtgCATCTCTAAGATAACATCCTGAAGAATAGTCAAGTAATACTCAGCGAAAACATATATCCAAAGGAGCACAAAAATAAGAAAGCTTTTGAAAAGGAAATTTTTCACTACCAAAGATAAAGGACCAAAAGGATAACAAACTAAAAGGAAACACTAACAAACTAAAAGCAGAGACCCTTGGTCTGTTTAGCATTGTTATTAATATAGCTATTGAATATCAAATactagagagtattaaaaattaattaaaaaataagtttaatatatttcaataataagaatactaaaataataaaataattttttttaaatgatttttttttagtaaTATCTAAAATGAGacctttttttttctaaaaaaaatgctTTTTTTACCCTAAAACTCAATGTTAAACGAGCTTCTATATAAATAAAAGTTAGTGATAGGCACCAACGTTAATCGGTCACCACAGTAAGCTTTCACTTATTTACCAAAATCTTGCATGATGAAAGAGTTCAACAAAAGTTTGTATAGGAGAATACAAGGACGCATGTTAAACACAGCCAGAACTTTACTACATGGAATATTGACTAATGCTAGAGCTCGAAGCCTCAAACAATAACATCAAAAACCTATTCTAGGAAAGTTTCACATAATGGATGCGCAAAATAAATTAGCTTTCCCGATGAAGCAGAAAATTTTATTGGCATCACTATGGGAAAACTTGGAATTGAAACCTACATTCATCAGTTCTTAGGTGAAGTATGTTTTTTTACCATACACAATTGAAATGAAAAGGTAGAAAGACAAACAATcttaatttaaattcttgttagCCAATTAACTATAATCTTATGTTGCACTTACATCGCAACCATTCATCATTTACAGTGGATACTAACTCAGGTTATCCAGGAAATTAGA includes:
- the LOC110642091 gene encoding uncharacterized protein LOC110642091 isoform X2, producing MELLLTIAEHLAAQLLMITFFPVIFESYKRRHSYEHVDAPVIYEDLNSLKQIPCPHINDPAEKYISLIIPAFNEERRLPAALDETMNYLQRRAAKDRSFTYEVVIVDDGSQDATKSVAFGFVKKYTVDNVRVILLGRNHGKGEAIRKGMLHSRGELLLMVDADGATKVNDLEKLEYQRKWYRYFLKKSFDPVVFLVAGPEIRDTQCGFKMFTRAAARKLFANIRLKGWCFDLEVVFLCKHFNIPVLEISVDWSEMPGSKVNLLSIPQAMWEVAIMVFGYGTGMWEIRSEYS
- the LOC110642091 gene encoding uncharacterized protein LOC110642091 isoform X1 codes for the protein MELLLTIAEHLAAQLLMITFFPVIFESYKRRHSYEHVDAPVIYEDLNSLKQIPCPHINDPAEKYISLIIPAFNEERRLPAALDETMNYLQRRAAKDRSFTYEVVIVDDGSQDATKSVAFGFVKKYTVDNVRVILLGRNHGKGEAIRKGMLHSRGELLLMVDADGATKVNDLEKLEYQIHAFAKKEINLGNATATDSNFRISDFPVAAFGSRAHLEEKPLETRKWYRYFLKKSFDPVVFLVAGPEIRDTQCGFKMFTRAAARKLFANIRLKGWCFDLEVVFLCKHFNIPVLEISVDWSEMPGSKVNLLSIPQAMWEVAIMVFGYGTGMWEIRSEYS